Part of the Halomarina litorea genome is shown below.
CGACGACGTCGACTCGTGGATGGGACCGGCGAGCGTCAAGCGCCCCCTCGGGCGGGCGCTCGGGACCGAGGACGTGGCGCTCAGCTACTACGAACTCGACGCGGGCGAGAGCTTCGCCTTCGGCTACCACCGCCACGAAGGACAGGAGGAGGTGTTCTACGTCGTCTCGGGGGCGGTCACGTTCCGGACCGAGGACGGCGACGTCGTGGTCGAATCCGGCGAGGCGGTCCGGTTCGCCCCCGGCGAGTACCAGCAGGGGGTCAACCGTGGCGACGAACGGGTCGTCGCCATCGCCCTCGGCGCGCCCGCCGAGAGCGGCGAGACGGACATCAGACGCGAGTGTCCCGACTGCGGCACGGAGACGTCACAGCGCATCGAGCGCGCGGAGGACGGCGACGCACTCGTCACGCTCTGTGTCGAGTGCGGCGCGGAGACGGGGCGGTTCGACTGACTACGCGAGGCCGTTCGAGATGACGAGGTAGGCCAGACCAACCGCGAAGGCGTCGTAGAGGCCGTGGACGAGTATCGGGACCAGCAGGTTGTCCGTCCGGGCGTACACCCACCCCAGTATCAGCGAGATGCCGAAGACGATGACCGTCGTGACGGTCACCGCGCCCCAGTCGGGCGTTGCGAGGTACTGCGTCGGGACGTGGACCAGCGCGAACGGGACGCTCGCGAGGACGACGGCCGCGCGCTTCGAGAAGCGGTCGTACAGGCGCTTCTGGACGACGCCGCGAAACAGCAGTTCCTCGCCGGGGCCGATGAACAGCAGCGACAGGGGCACCAGCCAGAGCAGGGTGACGGTCAGCCCCTCCTGTGCGGGGAGCGTCGCGGAATTTCCCGCGATGGGCAGGCCGAGCACGAGCGCGGCGGCGATGGCGACGAACCGGAAGACGGTGGCGCCGACGAACCCCCCGAGG
Proteins encoded:
- a CDS encoding cupin domain-containing protein, which produces MEHVRVDDVDSWMGPASVKRPLGRALGTEDVALSYYELDAGESFAFGYHRHEGQEEVFYVVSGAVTFRTEDGDVVVESGEAVRFAPGEYQQGVNRGDERVVAIALGAPAESGETDIRRECPDCGTETSQRIERAEDGDALVTLCVECGAETGRFD
- a CDS encoding CPBP family intramembrane glutamic endopeptidase, producing MSYQVADGERPPAPAARTGRVKLLVVVSLVALVGFVFANLVSAVPFFAGLDEVTAFVASIALYGTGLVVASVAYLALTGRGLSYLDFRSPTRAALVVTLGGFVGATVFRFVAIAAALVLGLPIAGNSATLPAQEGLTVTLLWLVPLSLLFIGPGEELLFRGVVQKRLYDRFSKRAAVVLASVPFALVHVPTQYLATPDWGAVTVTTVIVFGISLILGWVYARTDNLLVPILVHGLYDAFAVGLAYLVISNGLA